In Pseudomonas grandcourensis, the DNA window GAGTTTGCCCTGCCGTCGAACATGCCGGTGAGTCTGCCTTCGGAGATGGCCCACGACCGGCCGGATGTGCTGCAAGCCGAGGCGCAACTGCACATGGCCAGCGCGGCGGTGGGCGTGGCGACGGCCAACCTCTATCCCCACGTCACGCTGTCGGCGTCCCTGGCGCAGGCGGCTTCCGGCAATGGCGGCGCGGCACTCTGGGGTTTCGCTGCGGGGTTGGCCGGGCCGCTCTTCGATGGGGGCACGCTCAAGGCGCAGCAGCAGGCCGCCGTCGACGGTTACAAGGCGACGCTCGCCGGTTACCAGCAAACGGTCATTACCTCGTTCGGGCAGGTCGCCGACACCTTGCAGGCGATCAACCATGACGCCGAGGAACACCAGGCCCAAACCGATGCCTTGCGCGCGGCCGAATCCAGTTTGCAGTTGAACCAGCAAGCCTTTGCACAAGGCGAGAACAGCATCCTCCAGGTCCTGGAAGCGGAGCGTGCCTTTGAGCAGGCGCTGCTGGGACAGATCCGCGTGAACACCGCGCAGTACCTCGACACCGTGCAGCTGTTCGTTGCCCTGGGTGGCAATGCAGTCGGTGCGTTCGAGCAACGCGTGGCGTCCGGCGACGGGCAGAAACCTTCGTATCAATAACGGCTGCGGCCTGGAGTAATCACATGACTTATGAAGCCTTTCACGACGGACTGCGCGATACCGGATTCCTGCTCAACCATGGGGCGGTCGAGATGCCGGCGGTTGGATTCGGCACCTTGTTCCGTGATCTCGCCACCACGACTGAAGCGGTGAAGGAAGCGCTGGCCGCCGGTTTCCGCCACTTCGATTGTGCCGAGCGCTACAGCAACGAAGCGCAGGTGGGTGTTGCGCTGATGGAAGTGCTCAAGGCGGGCAAGATTCGCCGCGAGGAGCTGTTCATCACCACCAAACTGTGGAACACCAACCACCGCCCCGAGCGCGTCGAGCCCGCGTTCGAAGCCAGTTGCCAGCGCCTGCAAGTGGACTACATCGACTGCTACCTGATCCACACGCCGTTTGCCTTTCAACCCGGTGACAACCAGGACCCGCGGGACGAGCAGGGCAATGTCATCTACGACGACGGCGTGACGCTGATCGAGACGTGGCGGGCGCTTGAGCGGTTGGTGGATGAGGGGCGGGCGAGGTCCATCGGTGTGTCCGATATCACGCTGCAGGCGCTGAAAGCGCTGGTCGCCGTCGCCCGGATAAAACCCGCGGTGGTGCAGGTCGAGGCCCACCCTTATTTACCGGAGTGGGAGTTGCTCGAGTTCTGTAAGGAGCACGGGATCATCGTGCTGGCGTTTGCGCCACTGGGGCACGGCATGGAACCGAATGTGCTGGCAGACCCGGTGCTTGTCGGCATCGCCCGGCGCCTGCAGAAAACCCCGGCCCAGGTGGCACTGGCCTGGTCGGTACAACGTGGGGTGGCGTTCCTGACCACCTCGGCAACGCCGAGCCATATCCGGGAAAACATCGATATATCGACCTTGCCGCACAGGGCCATGATGGAGATTCAACAAGACATCACAACCCGTATACGCTTCAACTCGGTGGTTGAAACCGGTGTCCCCGGGTTCATTCCGCGCAAGCAGTAGTTGCCGACGCCAGGGCGGTCCGTCACGGGGCCGTCCTGCTTGCCTATCCCTTGAGGTGAAAACGATGGATGTGTTCCAGACCCTGCGCTGTTTCGCGGCGGTGGCCCAAAGCGGCAGCTTCACCGCGGCAGCCGCGATGTTGGACACCACCACGACCAACGTTTCAAAAGCCGTTTCCAGCCTGGAGGCCCGGCTGCAAACGCGGCTGATCAACCGCACCACCCGGCGCCTGGCACTGACCGAAGCCGGTGTGCGCTATTTGCAGCGCTGCGAGCGGATTCTGCAGGACATGCGCGAGGCCGACGAAGAGGCGGGCACCGCTCAGGTCATGCCCGCCGGCCGGCTGAAAATCCATGCCATGTCGGCCATCGGCAACCATTACGTGATCGGCGCCATTGCCCGCTACAGGGAAACCTATCCTTCGGTTCTGTTTGACCTGACCGTGACCAATCGGCTGCCGGATTTGCTCGAGGAAGGCTATGACATGTCGATTGTGTTGGCGCGGGACCTGCCCGATTCCGGGTTTGTCGCCCAGCGGTTGGGCATCACCTACAGCATTCTCTGCGCCTCGCCGGCCTACCTGAGCAAACGCGGGACTCCCGCGTCGCCGAGTGAGCTTGGCGGCCATGATTGCCTGCGAATCGTCAACACGGTCATGCCGGTCGAAAACTGGGTATTCGAAGGTCCGCAGGGGATAGAAACGTTCAGCACACCGGCGTCGCCCTTTCACGTCAACACGGCCGACGCCATGACATTCGCGATCAAGAACGGGATGGGGATCGGCATTCAACCGATTGCTTCGGCCGTCGAAGGCCTGAGGGCGGGGACTTTGGTGCGGGTATTGCCGGGGTATCGGCTGGAGGAGCTGAACCTGTTTGCGATCTACCCGTCACGCAAGTTCGTGGATGCAAAAATAAAAACCTGGGTGGAATTCCTGAAGCATTCCATTCCGGGGTTGCTGGCGTCTGATGAAAAAATTGTCGGTGCATCTGTGTAGCGATGTGGCTGGCGCTGTACCCATGGAGTGTCGACCCTCCATCGTCCATACAGTGCTCAACCGTTCGAGCACCCGCTGCCCATGACTTGATATTCGATGGTGCGGCGTTGACCCTGGGAATCTTCATAGGTCATGCGCGCCGGGACCGGTCCGCATTCATTGGCGATTTCCGAGACTTCGATGACGCGTTTGATATCCAGCCTGGTGCCATAGGTATAGGTTTCGACGGGTGTTTGGCTGGTGGCGGCAGTCGAGTGGCTGTCGTCTGCAAAGGCCTGGGTGCCAGCGGCGCCGAGGGCAACAAAGAGTGCGATGTTCAACAGTTTCATGGTCTTCACCTCGTGGTTTGGAATGTTGTCCTGCAAGGGGTGTTCAGCCTTGTGAGCGGGTTGCATCTGATTGGGTTTGCTCACTCGGGTAGAGCCGATATTAGGCGTTTGGAGGGGGCGCAAAAATCGGTCGGGGGGATAAACACTGTTGCCGGATTGCTCATGAATCGAGGGGAATTCCTAGACTCTTTCGGCCAAACAGAGCGTGTAGCAAGCGTGATCAAACGCTCTATACGCTTTTGTTAAATTTATTGACTTAAAAGTCAGCTTCTAGAAAGATGCAGGCCGCCAGACCTGTTTCGATCTTTTCCGAGCCTCAATCACGTTTCACTGACGGCGCTTGCAGACTTGCAGGCCTTAAATTTCGCCAATCGCTATATACAAAAATATATAGCGATTGGCGAAAACGTCAGGTCATGAGGGGATCAGGACCCTGGACGCCAAAAAACAAGAGACCCGCACCGGAGTAAACACAATGAAGCTGCAACCCCTGGCCCTGGCCATCACCCTGGGTGGTTTGACCCACCAGGCCATCGCCGCCGGTTTTATCGAAGACAGCAAGGCCTCGCTGAACCTGCGCAATTTCTATTTCAATTCTGACAACCGGGAAAGCCAGGGCAAGGTGGGCAATGCCGCCTACGCCAGCCAGGCCAAGGAGTGGGGGCAGGGGTTGCAACTCAATGTGATCTCCGGATTCACCCAGGGCACCGTCGGCTTTGGCCTGGACGCTATCGCCATGACGGGGCTGAAACTGGACAGCGGCGGTCGCGTGGGTAAGGCCGGTATCGACCGCACGCCGGGGGCGCTGTTTCCCACAGACAGCGACGGCCATGCGGTCGATGAGTATTCCAAGGGCGGCGTGACCGGCAAAGTGCGCATTTCCAAGACCGAAGCACGCCTGGGCACCCTGCAGCCCAAGCTGCCGGTGATCAACTTCAACGACGGTCGGCTGCTGCCGCAAACCTTCGAAGGCGGGCAGATCACCTCAAGCGAAATCAACGGCCTGACCCTCACCGCCGGTCAACTGCAGAGCACCAAGACCCGCAGCTCCACCGACGATATCGACCTGCGCATCGCCGGCGCGACACGTCCCGCCCGCACTCCGGCCAGCACGCCGCTGGCCGACTCGGACAACTTTGTCTTCGCCGGTGGCGACTACAAGATCACCAAGGACCTGACCGCCCAGTACTACTACGGCAGCCTCGAAGATTTCTACCAACAGCACTTCCTCGGCCTGATCCACACAATGGCCATCGGCCCCGGCGCGCTGAAGACTGACCTGCGCTATTTCAACAGCAGCGCCGATGGCAAGAACGGTAACGCCGCCGGGCGGGCCCTGGGCTACAAAAGCAGCGGTTTCTGGAAAGCGGGCGACACCCATGCCGGCGAGGTGGACAACAACACCTGGAGTGCCCTGTTCACCTATAGCCTGAGTGGTCATGCCTTCAGCGCGGGCTACCAGCAAGTCTCCGGTGACAGCGCGTTCCCGTTCGTCAACCAGGGTGACGGCGCCACTGCGTACCTGATCACCGACCGGCAGATCGGCAAGTTCCTCAGCGCCGGCGAGCGCACCTGGCTGGCCGAGTACGGGTATGACTTCGTCGCGCTTGGCGTGCCGGGGCTCAAGACCGTGGTCACTTATTTGAGCGGCGACAACATCGACTCCGCCGCCGGTGATCGCAAAGAGTGGGAGCGCGACCTGCGGATCGACTATGCGCTGCAAAGCGGTCCACTCAAGGGGGTGGGCATTTCCTGGCGTAACGCCAGCTTGCGTGGCAATGCCAGCAGCGACCTGGATGAAAACCGCCTGATCCTCAGCTACAGCCTGCCGCTGCTTTAAGCACGGGACCGGTCCTGGCTTGCCGGTGGGCAGCCCAGGACCGTCAGGTGATTGGTCAACCCCGACAGGAGCATCGCCATGCGTTCAATTTTTTCGACTGTGCAAAGCCTTGTTCGCCCCGGCGCCAAACCCGTGTTGTTGTCACGCCCGGTCATCAATGTGGCTGAGCAGACACTGGAGGTGGTCGGGCAAGTGCAGAACCCGCTGTGCCTGAGCGTGGCCGACCTGCACGCCATGCCGGGCTATGACTGGGTGAGACTGACCAGCAATACCTGCGAGGGCAATGCGCAAAAAGCACAAAAAAAGGGCTATCGCGGGGTGCTGCTGCGGGAAATTGTCCTCAAGGCCGGGTTGAAGAGTGATGACCCCAAAGGCTGGAAACGCGCCTATGTGGTGGCGCGTGCCAGTGACGGCTATGTCGCGTTGTTCAGTTGGAACGAACTGATCAATACCGACGTGGGCGATGCGGTTCTGGTGGTGTACCGACAACATTCCCACGAGCAGACGGAGCTCGGCGAGCATCTTTCATTGGTCTCGGGAAGCGATCGTCATTCCGGGGCCCGTCAGGTGAAGTGGTTGCGCAGCATTGAGCTGTGCAGCATCTTTGGCTGACTTCATCCACAACGCCTACCGAGGAATATGCCAATGCCAGTGTGCAATTCGCTTGGCTTTGATCGCCATTCTACGGTCGAGCAAGTGTTGGCCGGCGAACAATGGCCACCGGAATTCGAAGTGGCCCTGAGGGATCTGCTGGAGCAGATGGCCAACGCCGGCCATGACGTCACCCTGCACAACCTCGGCCGGTTCCTTGGCGACTTTGTGCCGCGCTACACCCTGGACCGTGCCGAGGAATGGCAGGAATGGTCGACCCGACGCTGGGTCTCGCAGACCAAGCCGGCGCTGGTGGACAAGCTGGCGGATGTCTTCATCGGCGGTCAGTGATACCGCTGGCGCTCACCGGTACTCATCATGCCGGCGCCACCAGGGCCCGGTCTCATTGCGGCCCTTCGGCGCGCGGTCGAGCCATTGGTACATGCTCCACAATCCGTCCAGGCCCCGCGCGTAGGTGGAGTAGGTGTGATAGATCTCGCCGTCTTCCAACACGAACGTACTCAACCCCGGCCTGTCGCGGGTGTAGGTCGGTGCATCGGTGCCACAGGTCGCGGCGAACTGTTTCACCGGTTCCGGGATCTGGCTGGCGTCCATGGCATGCCCGCCGCGCTGATAGTTGTACTCGACCAGCCCTTCACGCTGCTGCGCTTCGGTGAAGTAAACGTTGAAGTCGGCGGTGAAGTCGCTATCGGCGGCCGAAGCCCA includes these proteins:
- a CDS encoding aldo/keto reductase; translated protein: MTYEAFHDGLRDTGFLLNHGAVEMPAVGFGTLFRDLATTTEAVKEALAAGFRHFDCAERYSNEAQVGVALMEVLKAGKIRREELFITTKLWNTNHRPERVEPAFEASCQRLQVDYIDCYLIHTPFAFQPGDNQDPRDEQGNVIYDDGVTLIETWRALERLVDEGRARSIGVSDITLQALKALVAVARIKPAVVQVEAHPYLPEWELLEFCKEHGIIVLAFAPLGHGMEPNVLADPVLVGIARRLQKTPAQVALAWSVQRGVAFLTTSATPSHIRENIDISTLPHRAMMEIQQDITTRIRFNSVVETGVPGFIPRKQ
- a CDS encoding LysR family transcriptional regulator, coding for MDVFQTLRCFAAVAQSGSFTAAAAMLDTTTTNVSKAVSSLEARLQTRLINRTTRRLALTEAGVRYLQRCERILQDMREADEEAGTAQVMPAGRLKIHAMSAIGNHYVIGAIARYRETYPSVLFDLTVTNRLPDLLEEGYDMSIVLARDLPDSGFVAQRLGITYSILCASPAYLSKRGTPASPSELGGHDCLRIVNTVMPVENWVFEGPQGIETFSTPASPFHVNTADAMTFAIKNGMGIGIQPIASAVEGLRAGTLVRVLPGYRLEELNLFAIYPSRKFVDAKIKTWVEFLKHSIPGLLASDEKIVGASV
- a CDS encoding DUF2790 domain-containing protein, with product MKLLNIALFVALGAAGTQAFADDSHSTAATSQTPVETYTYGTRLDIKRVIEVSEIANECGPVPARMTYEDSQGQRRTIEYQVMGSGCSNG
- a CDS encoding OprD family porin, giving the protein MKLQPLALAITLGGLTHQAIAAGFIEDSKASLNLRNFYFNSDNRESQGKVGNAAYASQAKEWGQGLQLNVISGFTQGTVGFGLDAIAMTGLKLDSGGRVGKAGIDRTPGALFPTDSDGHAVDEYSKGGVTGKVRISKTEARLGTLQPKLPVINFNDGRLLPQTFEGGQITSSEINGLTLTAGQLQSTKTRSSTDDIDLRIAGATRPARTPASTPLADSDNFVFAGGDYKITKDLTAQYYYGSLEDFYQQHFLGLIHTMAIGPGALKTDLRYFNSSADGKNGNAAGRALGYKSSGFWKAGDTHAGEVDNNTWSALFTYSLSGHAFSAGYQQVSGDSAFPFVNQGDGATAYLITDRQIGKFLSAGERTWLAEYGYDFVALGVPGLKTVVTYLSGDNIDSAAGDRKEWERDLRIDYALQSGPLKGVGISWRNASLRGNASSDLDENRLILSYSLPLL
- a CDS encoding molybdopterin-dependent oxidoreductase: MRSIFSTVQSLVRPGAKPVLLSRPVINVAEQTLEVVGQVQNPLCLSVADLHAMPGYDWVRLTSNTCEGNAQKAQKKGYRGVLLREIVLKAGLKSDDPKGWKRAYVVARASDGYVALFSWNELINTDVGDAVLVVYRQHSHEQTELGEHLSLVSGSDRHSGARQVKWLRSIELCSIFG